The genomic window AAGGTTCTGGAGAGCGGCACAAACCTGGGACCGGCGCATTGCAGAAACATCGCTGTCTCGCGGTCCTCATCGGAGTTCATCGCCTTCCTCGACAGCGACGTCGTCTTGGACCCCCGGTGGCTGGAACACACCGTGGGTGTCCTGCGCGCCAACAGGGATGTGGCAATGGTGGGAGGCAAGCTCCTTTACGTCAGCAACAAGGCAAAGGTCAACTCCTTCGGCGGGGCAATGAGCAGGATAGGACTGGCGTGGAATCAGCACGAGGGGGGCACGGACGTTCTGCCCTGCAAGCCCGTCGAGTCGCTTTTCGTGTGCAGCGCGGCTGCGATGGTGCGCAGGGACTCTTTCGAGATGGCCGGCGGCTTCGACGAGACATTCTTCTACGGCTACGAGGACTCGGACCTTGGCTGGAGCCTCAACCTTCTGGGGTTCCGCGCGGTAAGCATTCCAGAGGCCGTGGCCTACCATAGCGTCAGCGAGACGATCAGCAGGATGGGCGAGCGCATAGTCTTCCACTCCTGCAAGAACAGGCTCAGGTCGATGCTCAAGCACTACGGCACCGCCTGCCTTGCGAGGTATCTGCCCATCTATCTTCTGTATTCGCTGATAGACGCGGCGGCGCGTCCGCCAAGGCTGGCCAAGCTGAGGGCCATTGCCTGGAATATCCATGCTCTGCGCGACACGCTCCGCAGGCGGAGGAAGACACAGGTGGGAAGGAAGCTCAGGGACTCCGAGGTGGGCCGTCTCTTCAGCGCCAGGCTCTTCCCTCCCGTCCGGCTCGGCAAGCGGAGAGGCATGGTTGCCGGGCGGTCGTGAGCACACACATGCGTATCGGCATTGACGCCCACATCCTTGGGAAGAAGAAGGGCGGAGTTGAGACCTTCCTGTTTCAGGTGATCCGTCAGCT from Candidatus Rokuibacteriota bacterium includes these protein-coding regions:
- a CDS encoding glycosyltransferase family 2 protein → MVAPSIAIVIPAHNNRRIIDACLESIRRQTYGDWECLVVDDASEDGTADEIRRRHAWVKVLESGTNLGPAHCRNIAVSRSSSEFIAFLDSDVVLDPRWLEHTVGVLRANRDVAMVGGKLLYVSNKAKVNSFGGAMSRIGLAWNQHEGGTDVLPCKPVESLFVCSAAAMVRRDSFEMAGGFDETFFYGYEDSDLGWSLNLLGFRAVSIPEAVAYHSVSETISRMGERIVFHSCKNRLRSMLKHYGTACLARYLPIYLLYSLIDAAARPPRLAKLRAIAWNIHALRDTLRRRRKTQVGRKLRDSEVGRLFSARLFPPVRLGKRRGMVAGRS